From the genome of Phalacrocorax aristotelis chromosome 15, bGulAri2.1, whole genome shotgun sequence, one region includes:
- the PIK3IP1 gene encoding phosphoinositide-3-kinase-interacting protein 1 isoform X1 translates to MVRGGPRRALGAVLLASLLLAAARGAEECLRGSGASYRGSQRVASGGAPCLNWLAVRSGPGAALPAAVAEDHNSCRNPDGDAAPWCYIRGAGGVPERRPCDIAPCADATAATAPDPTAEISTSQEVDQVFEPADTLPSRSEAAAVQPVIGISQRVQMNSKEKKDLGTLGYVLGLIMMVIIIAIGAGIVLGYMYKRGKDLKEKHEQKVYEREMQRITLPLSAFTNPACELVDENTIVVHTNQTPVEDTHDGSGPLMGQAGTPGA, encoded by the exons ATGGTGCGGGGGGGCCCGCGGCGGGCGCTGGGCGCCGTGCTGCTGGCCTCGCTGCTGCTGGCGGCCGCCCGGGGCGCCGAGG AGTGCCTCCGCGGCAGCGGCGCGTCCTACCGCGGCAGCCAGCGAGTGGCCTCCGGCGGCGCCCCGTGCCTCAACTGGCTGGCGGTGCGGAGCGGCCCCGGCGCCGCGCTCCCGGCAG CAGTCGCCGAGGACCACAACAGCTGCAGGAACCCGGACGGCGACGCCGCGCCCTGGTGCTACATCCGAGGTGCCGGGGGGGTCCCCGAGCGGAGACCGTGCGACATCGCCCCGTGCGCAG ATGCAACAGCTGCCACAGCCCCGGACCCTACAGCAGAAATCAGTACTTCTCAGGAGGTTGACCAGGTGTTTGAACCGGCTGACACCTTGCCCTCCCGGAGCGAGGCAGCCGCTGTGCAGCCTGTCATTGGGATCAGTCAGAGAGTGCAGATGAACTCCAAAGAAAAGAAGGACTTAGGGACATTAG GGTATGTGCTGGGGCTGATCATGATGGTGATAATCATTGCTATCGGAGCTGGCATTGTCCTGGGATACATGTATAAGAG ggGAAAAGacctgaaagaaaagcatgaacAGAAAGTCTATGAGCGTGAAATGCAGCGCATCACACTGCCACTCTCAGCGTTCACCAATCCTGCCTGTGAACTTGTAGACGAGAACACAATCGTGGTGCACACCAACCAGACACCTGTGGAGGACACGCACGATGGCAGTGGCCCGCTCATGGGGCAGGCGGGTACGCCTGGTGCCTGA
- the PIK3IP1 gene encoding phosphoinositide-3-kinase-interacting protein 1 isoform X2, giving the protein MVRGGPRRALGAVLLASLLLAAARGAEECLRGSGASYRGSQRVASGGAPCLNWLAVRSGPGAALPAVAEDHNSCRNPDGDAAPWCYIRGAGGVPERRPCDIAPCADATAATAPDPTAEISTSQEVDQVFEPADTLPSRSEAAAVQPVIGISQRVQMNSKEKKDLGTLGYVLGLIMMVIIIAIGAGIVLGYMYKRGKDLKEKHEQKVYEREMQRITLPLSAFTNPACELVDENTIVVHTNQTPVEDTHDGSGPLMGQAGTPGA; this is encoded by the exons ATGGTGCGGGGGGGCCCGCGGCGGGCGCTGGGCGCCGTGCTGCTGGCCTCGCTGCTGCTGGCGGCCGCCCGGGGCGCCGAGG AGTGCCTCCGCGGCAGCGGCGCGTCCTACCGCGGCAGCCAGCGAGTGGCCTCCGGCGGCGCCCCGTGCCTCAACTGGCTGGCGGTGCGGAGCGGCCCCGGCGCCGCGCTCCCGGCAG TCGCCGAGGACCACAACAGCTGCAGGAACCCGGACGGCGACGCCGCGCCCTGGTGCTACATCCGAGGTGCCGGGGGGGTCCCCGAGCGGAGACCGTGCGACATCGCCCCGTGCGCAG ATGCAACAGCTGCCACAGCCCCGGACCCTACAGCAGAAATCAGTACTTCTCAGGAGGTTGACCAGGTGTTTGAACCGGCTGACACCTTGCCCTCCCGGAGCGAGGCAGCCGCTGTGCAGCCTGTCATTGGGATCAGTCAGAGAGTGCAGATGAACTCCAAAGAAAAGAAGGACTTAGGGACATTAG GGTATGTGCTGGGGCTGATCATGATGGTGATAATCATTGCTATCGGAGCTGGCATTGTCCTGGGATACATGTATAAGAG ggGAAAAGacctgaaagaaaagcatgaacAGAAAGTCTATGAGCGTGAAATGCAGCGCATCACACTGCCACTCTCAGCGTTCACCAATCCTGCCTGTGAACTTGTAGACGAGAACACAATCGTGGTGCACACCAACCAGACACCTGTGGAGGACACGCACGATGGCAGTGGCCCGCTCATGGGGCAGGCGGGTACGCCTGGTGCCTGA
- the LIMK2 gene encoding LIM domain kinase 2 isoform X1, whose product MEGPPGEEVWRCLGCGDSIAAGQCLYKTVNEAWHVSCFRCSECQDPLTNWYYEKDGKLYCHKDYWGKFGESCHGCSLLMTGPVMVAGEYKYHPECFACMSCKVIIEDGDTYALVQHSTLYCGKCHNQIVLTPMIEKHSTESLREQLPYTLTLISMPAATDGKRGFSVSVEGGCSSYATGVQVKEVNRMHISPDVRNAIHPADRILEINGAPIRTLQVEEVEDLIRKTSQTLQLLIEHDPVSQRLDRLRLDSCLPSHIKPPISPRSLSPLDIKENLEGTLRRRSLRRSNSISKSPGPSSPKEPLLLSRDISRSESLRSSSSCSQQIFRPCDLIHGEVLGKGFFGQAIKVTHKATGKVMVMKELIRCDEETQKTFLTEVKVMRSLDHPNVLKFIGVLYKDKKLNLLTEYIEGGTLKDFLRNADPFPWQQKVSFAKGIASGMAYLHSMCIIHRDLNSHNCLIKLDKTVVVADFGLSRLIVEERKKPTLEKPSAKKRTLRKSDRKKRYTVVGNPYWMAPEMLNGQSYDETVDIFSFGIVLCEIIGQVYADPDCLPRTLDFGLNVKLFWEKFVPADCPPAFFPLAAICCRLEPESRPPFSKLEDSFEALSLYLGELAIPLPSELEELDHNVSVQYGLNRDKLPEDTT is encoded by the exons GTGCTCTGAATGTCAGGATCCCCTCACTAACTGGTACTATGAGAAAGATGGGAAGCTGTACTGTCACAAAGACTACTGGGGGAAGTTTGGGGAATCCTGCCATGGCTGCTCTCTGCTGATGACTGGACCTGTGATG GTGGCTGGCGAATACAAGTATCACCCTGAGTGCTTTGCTTGTATGAGCTGCAAAGTGATCATTGAAGATGGGGACACTTACGCACTTGTGCAACATTCCACTCTCTACTG TGGAAAATGCCATAACCAGATTGTGCTGACACCAATGATAGAAAAACACTCCACTGAGTCTCTGCGTGAGCAGCTCCCTTATACGCTGACCCTCATCTCCATGCCGGCAGCTACTGATGGCAAGAGGGGGTTCTCCGTGTCTGTTGAAGGTGGCTGCTCCAGCTATGCCACTGGTGTCCAGGTGAAAGA AGTTAACAGGATGCACATCAGCCCAGATGTCAGAAACGCCATCCACCCTGCAGATCGTATCCTGGAGATTAATGGAGCTCCTATTCGTACATTACAGGTGGAGGAG GTGGAGGACTTGATTCGCAAGACAAGCCAGACGCTTCAGCTGCTGATAGAGCACGACCCTGTCTCGCAGCGGTTAGACAGGCTTCGTTTGGACTCCTGTCTTCCCTCCCACATAAAACCGCCCATTTCCCCACGCTCCCTCTCTCCATTGGACATCAAGGAGAATCTGGAAGGAACGCTCCGACGGCGCTCCCTCAG GCGAAGTAACAGCATTTCTAAGTCTCCTGGCCCCAGTTCTCCAAAGGAACCACTCCTTTTGAGCCGTGACATCAGTCGTTCTGAATCCCTACGTTCCTCTTCTAGCTGCTCGCAGCAAATCTTCCGGCCCTGTGACCTGATTCATGGCGAAGTACtaggaaaaggattttttggACAAGCAATCAAG GTGACTCACAAAGCAACAGGAAAGGTGATGGTGATGAAGGAGCTGATTCGCTGTGATGAGGAAACACAGAAGACTTTCTTGACAGAG GTGAAAGTGATGCGCAGCTTGGATCACCCCAACGTGCTGAAGTTCATTGGTGTACTGTACAAGGACAAGAAGCTGAATCTCCTCACTGAGTACATTGAGGGGGGCACCCTGAAGGACTTTCTCCGCAACGCG GACCCATTTCCCTGGCAGCAGAAGGTCAGCTTTGCCAAAGGAATTGCCTCTGGAATG GCCTACTTGCACTCCATGTGTATCATTCACAGAGACCTGAATTCACACAATTGCCTAATCAAATTG GATAAAACGGTGGTGGTGGCTGACTTCGGGCTGTCTCGGCTGATtgtggaggaaaggaaaaagcccACTTTGGAGAAGCCATCTGCCAAGAAACGAACCTTACGCAAGAGTGACAGGAAAAAGCGCTACACGGTGGTTGGCAACCCATACTGGATGGCCCCGGAGATGCTAAATG GACAGAGCTACGATGAGACAGTGGACATCTTTTCATTTGGGATTGTCCTCTGTGAG ATCATAGGCCAGGTTTATGCTGACCCGGACTGTCTCCCACGCACACTGGATTTTGGCCTTAATGTCAAGCTGTTCTGGGAGAAGTTTGTTCCTGCTGACTGTCCTCCAGCCTTTTTCCCTCTGGCTGCCATTTGCTGCAGACTGGAACCAGAGAGCAG GCCCCCTTTTTCCAAGCTGGAAGATTCCTTTGAAGCTCTCTCTCTTTACCTGGGAGAACTTGCCATCCCCCTCCCGTCcgagctggaggagctggacCACAATGTGAGCGTGCAGTATGGACTGAACCGTGACAAGCTACCTGAAGACACAACCTAG
- the LIMK2 gene encoding LIM domain kinase 2 isoform X2, with amino-acid sequence MGSYLSAPAYFAPKDPFRCSECQDPLTNWYYEKDGKLYCHKDYWGKFGESCHGCSLLMTGPVMVAGEYKYHPECFACMSCKVIIEDGDTYALVQHSTLYCGKCHNQIVLTPMIEKHSTESLREQLPYTLTLISMPAATDGKRGFSVSVEGGCSSYATGVQVKEVNRMHISPDVRNAIHPADRILEINGAPIRTLQVEEVEDLIRKTSQTLQLLIEHDPVSQRLDRLRLDSCLPSHIKPPISPRSLSPLDIKENLEGTLRRRSLRRSNSISKSPGPSSPKEPLLLSRDISRSESLRSSSSCSQQIFRPCDLIHGEVLGKGFFGQAIKVTHKATGKVMVMKELIRCDEETQKTFLTEVKVMRSLDHPNVLKFIGVLYKDKKLNLLTEYIEGGTLKDFLRNADPFPWQQKVSFAKGIASGMAYLHSMCIIHRDLNSHNCLIKLDKTVVVADFGLSRLIVEERKKPTLEKPSAKKRTLRKSDRKKRYTVVGNPYWMAPEMLNGQSYDETVDIFSFGIVLCEIIGQVYADPDCLPRTLDFGLNVKLFWEKFVPADCPPAFFPLAAICCRLEPESRPPFSKLEDSFEALSLYLGELAIPLPSELEELDHNVSVQYGLNRDKLPEDTT; translated from the exons ATGGGAAGTTACTTGTCTGCCCCAGCTTACTTCGCTCCCAAGGATCCCTTTCG GTGCTCTGAATGTCAGGATCCCCTCACTAACTGGTACTATGAGAAAGATGGGAAGCTGTACTGTCACAAAGACTACTGGGGGAAGTTTGGGGAATCCTGCCATGGCTGCTCTCTGCTGATGACTGGACCTGTGATG GTGGCTGGCGAATACAAGTATCACCCTGAGTGCTTTGCTTGTATGAGCTGCAAAGTGATCATTGAAGATGGGGACACTTACGCACTTGTGCAACATTCCACTCTCTACTG TGGAAAATGCCATAACCAGATTGTGCTGACACCAATGATAGAAAAACACTCCACTGAGTCTCTGCGTGAGCAGCTCCCTTATACGCTGACCCTCATCTCCATGCCGGCAGCTACTGATGGCAAGAGGGGGTTCTCCGTGTCTGTTGAAGGTGGCTGCTCCAGCTATGCCACTGGTGTCCAGGTGAAAGA AGTTAACAGGATGCACATCAGCCCAGATGTCAGAAACGCCATCCACCCTGCAGATCGTATCCTGGAGATTAATGGAGCTCCTATTCGTACATTACAGGTGGAGGAG GTGGAGGACTTGATTCGCAAGACAAGCCAGACGCTTCAGCTGCTGATAGAGCACGACCCTGTCTCGCAGCGGTTAGACAGGCTTCGTTTGGACTCCTGTCTTCCCTCCCACATAAAACCGCCCATTTCCCCACGCTCCCTCTCTCCATTGGACATCAAGGAGAATCTGGAAGGAACGCTCCGACGGCGCTCCCTCAG GCGAAGTAACAGCATTTCTAAGTCTCCTGGCCCCAGTTCTCCAAAGGAACCACTCCTTTTGAGCCGTGACATCAGTCGTTCTGAATCCCTACGTTCCTCTTCTAGCTGCTCGCAGCAAATCTTCCGGCCCTGTGACCTGATTCATGGCGAAGTACtaggaaaaggattttttggACAAGCAATCAAG GTGACTCACAAAGCAACAGGAAAGGTGATGGTGATGAAGGAGCTGATTCGCTGTGATGAGGAAACACAGAAGACTTTCTTGACAGAG GTGAAAGTGATGCGCAGCTTGGATCACCCCAACGTGCTGAAGTTCATTGGTGTACTGTACAAGGACAAGAAGCTGAATCTCCTCACTGAGTACATTGAGGGGGGCACCCTGAAGGACTTTCTCCGCAACGCG GACCCATTTCCCTGGCAGCAGAAGGTCAGCTTTGCCAAAGGAATTGCCTCTGGAATG GCCTACTTGCACTCCATGTGTATCATTCACAGAGACCTGAATTCACACAATTGCCTAATCAAATTG GATAAAACGGTGGTGGTGGCTGACTTCGGGCTGTCTCGGCTGATtgtggaggaaaggaaaaagcccACTTTGGAGAAGCCATCTGCCAAGAAACGAACCTTACGCAAGAGTGACAGGAAAAAGCGCTACACGGTGGTTGGCAACCCATACTGGATGGCCCCGGAGATGCTAAATG GACAGAGCTACGATGAGACAGTGGACATCTTTTCATTTGGGATTGTCCTCTGTGAG ATCATAGGCCAGGTTTATGCTGACCCGGACTGTCTCCCACGCACACTGGATTTTGGCCTTAATGTCAAGCTGTTCTGGGAGAAGTTTGTTCCTGCTGACTGTCCTCCAGCCTTTTTCCCTCTGGCTGCCATTTGCTGCAGACTGGAACCAGAGAGCAG GCCCCCTTTTTCCAAGCTGGAAGATTCCTTTGAAGCTCTCTCTCTTTACCTGGGAGAACTTGCCATCCCCCTCCCGTCcgagctggaggagctggacCACAATGTGAGCGTGCAGTATGGACTGAACCGTGACAAGCTACCTGAAGACACAACCTAG